From the genome of Bacteroidia bacterium:
AAGAGTCTTGGTGATATTTTCATGATTGGCAGTAATCATGTTCGAACTTTTATTAGCTAAATTTTCAATTGCGGTCATCACATCTGTTGTTTTAGTAATGGCTGCCTGTAATTGACCTGTTTTGACTACCACAGAATCTAAGTAGTCAACTATTCTTTCAATCTTTTTTGCTATAGGATCCACTGATTGAGTAAACTCATCCAACAGTGACACTTCAGTACTGGATAGAAGGGTATCACCGGATTCTAAGTAAGTGTTGTAATGATCATTTAAAATCAGTTTAATTGATTTTCCGCCTAACAAACCATCTGAAACGATTTCAGCGGTTGAATTAATGGGAATGTCAAGAGGCTCAACAATTTTGAGGATTGTAACAATCTTATTTTTTTTAGTATCGCGAGTCAAGGAGTTGATATATCCCACTTTATATCCATTGAGAAGTACGCTCTGCCCTTTTCTTAATCCGGGTGTTTGGTCATATACTGCAACGTAATAAGTTTTAGGTTTGAAAAAATCCCCCTCATTAGCCATATAGTTATATCCCAATATCAGGAAGGTGATTGCAACTGCGGTCAGTGCTCCAATTTTACTTTCGTTTGATACTTTCAATTTTCTGTTTTTTTGCTTTTTGAAAAGGCTTGCAAAAGTAGTGGTTTAAATTTTTTATTTGCTACTTTTAGCTTGGTTGTTTGCGTAATATTTTTTGAATGCTTGAAAGATAGCAAGTGCGATTTTTTCTTGTCCATGTTCAGAAGTCATTGAAGCTCTATCTTTTGGATTAGTTAAAAAACCAATCTCAACCAATACGCTGGGCATAGATGTTTTCCATAGAACAAGAAAACCGGCTTGTTTAACCCCTCTGCTTTTGAGAGAAGTGTGGTTTTGAAATTCATTTTCAACATCCTCTGCAATTTCAAGACTTTTGGTAATAAATGCATTTTGATAAAGTGAGAAAATGATATGTCCGACAGGAGAGTTGGGGTCAAATCCTCCATAGCTCTCATTGTGTTGGTAGTCAGCTTCTAAAAGTATAGAGGCGTTTTCGCGTTTTGCAACAGCAAGCCATCCTTCGTTCTTGTGGGTTCCCATTACAAAAGTCTCTGTGCCTTCTGCTGCACTATTGTCATTGGCATTGCTGTGAATGGAAATAAATAAATCACCATTTGCTTTGTTAGCAATTTTAGATCGTTCAGATAGTTCAATAAAAACATCTTTCTCGCGAGTGAAGACTATGTTTACATTATTCAAACTGTCGCTAATCAATTTACCTAATTTCTTGCCGACAGCAAGCACTACATCTTTCTCATTGAATCCTGCACTCTGTCCTCCCGGGTCTTTTCCTCCGTGTCCGGGGTCAATGATTACGGTGAATTTTTTATCTTGTTTGTTGTAGCTAACGTCAAGAAATGCAGCATGTATAACTGCACTTGCCAACAAAATCCAACTCAGTGTTTTTTTCATTATTACTTCCTTGATTGGTGGTTTAAGCCTGAATTTTTGTCTTAGCTTTGCGCCTTCAATTTTGAAACGCAATTTTAGTGCCTCAGTTTTGAACCACCTAAACTTTAAGCCATTTTCTATACATCTGTACCTGTGGATAACAGCAGTGTTTATGTTATCCGGTTTTGGGTCTTTTAGCCAAAATGTCTCAACATGGAATAGAAATTTAAAGGATTCTACTGTGATTGGGGTGCAACAAAATTCGTCTATCATTATAGACAGCACCCGTAAACAAGGTGAGATGAGAGTCTCTAAAGATGCCCTTGAAACAAAAGTGGCTTATCAAGCCAAAGATTCAGTAATATTGGATTTGAGGAATAAACGGGTTTATTTATATGGCGAAGCGAAAGTTAATTATGGCGAAATGGCACTTGCTGCGGCTTATATTGAAATAAATTTTGAAATTAAAGAACTCAAAGCAAGGGGTAGGTTGGATAGTCAGGGTAATTATGTTGACCTGCCTGCTTTTAAAGATGATGAAAGAGAAGTAGGGGCAGACACAATGCATTATAATTTTGCAACAAAGCGTGGGAGAATGCAGGGTGTACGTATGCAGGAAGGCGAAGGATACGTTTTGTGTAACCGTGTGTTTAGAGATAGTTCAGGTGTGATTTTTACTGATTTAGGTAAATATACAACTTGCGACTTAGACCATCCGCATTTCTATCTGAATGCAAGAAAACTCAAGATAATTCCTAATAATAAGATTGTTTTTGGTCCGGCTAATTTAGTTGTAGAGGATGTCCCTTTGCCCACATACCTGCCATTTGGACTTTTTCCTACCAAAAAAGGACAGACTTCCGGAATATTGATTCCTCAATACGGTTTGAGCCAGTCGCGTGGTTATTATCTTTCAAACGGAGGTTATTATTTTCATTTAAGTGATTATTTAGACCAGGCACTAACAGGAGATTTTTATTTTAGAGGAAGCTGGGGGGTACATTCTCACACTCGTTATGCAAAACGCTATAAATACAATGGTTCATTGAACTTAGGCTATGCTTATAATATCTTTGGTGAAAAAGGATTGCAAGATTATAGGGTTTCTCCTGATTATAAAATAAGATGGGTACATAATCAAGATGCAAAAGCCAAACCTGGAACAGGTTTTAGCGCAGATGTCGATATTGTGAGCAATCAATATAATTTAAACAACTCTTTTGATGCCAATCAAATTGTAGCCAGTCAATATCGGTCTTCTGTTTCTTATTCTAAAATGATGAAGTCCGGTAAGTACAATTTAAGAATAGGGCTTAATCACAGTCAGAACACTCAGACAAGAGATTTTAATATTGATTTGCCAAACATTAACTTTGATGTTGCACGTCTGACACCTTTTAAACGTAAAAATGCAATTGGAAAACCACGCTGGTACGAAACCATTGGACTTAGTTATAATACAAATTTTGCTAACCGATTAAACACATACGATTCCTTGCTCACAAGCTCTACTGTCTTAAATGATTTCCGCAATGGAATCAGCCACTCTATTCCTATCAGTACTTCTGTGAAATTTTTGAAAAATTATTTTACATTAAACCCTTCATTTAATTATGAGGAATATTGGTATTTTAAGACTATCAGAAAAGACTATAATTCAACTACCAATAAGGTGGAAATGCGTGATGTAGATGGATTTGCAAGAGCTTCAAGTTTTTCGGCTAATGCAAGTATTAATACACGTGTATTTGGTACTTTTAAGTTTAAAAGAAATCCTAAAATTGAGGCAATTCGACATGTCATAACCCCTTCGTTGAATTTTAATTACAGCCCTGATTTCTCTAATGCTAGGTTTAATTATTACCGCGATGTGCAAGTTGATTCATTGGGACATATGAACAGATATTCCATTTTTGAAAATGGTGTAAAAGGAGGACCGGGACAGGGCAGGAGAGGTATGATAGGATTATCTATTATAAACAATCTTGAAATGAAGAGGATTATCAAAACGGATACTTCTTCTGATTTCAGCTATGTCAAACTCATTGAATCATTTGACATCAATGGAAATTATAATTTTTTAGCGGACAGCTTTAGGTTTAGCAATTTGCGTTTTAATGCCAGAACCACATTGTTTAAAAAACTTTCTATTCAACTCAATGGAGATTTGGATTTGTATGCAAGAGAAAACAACCGTAGGATAGATAAATTACAAATATTAAAAAACGGGAATCCGGGACATTGGAATAATGCAAGCCTTGTTGCCTCATTTTCACTCAATCCGGAGGCATTTAAAAATGGACAACCTGTATATACTCCTCCCAATGGAGCCATGTTGACAGATCAAGAATGGCGCAATATTGCAATGTATCCCTATAATTATGTGGATTTTAACGTACCTTGGAATCTGAATGTCAATTATTCGTTGAGGTATCAAGAGAATTATGGCAATACAAAAAACATCTCAAATATTTTTAACTTTTCCGGAGATGTAAGTCTGACTGAAAATTGGAAGATATCAGTAACTTCCGGATATGATGTAACTCGTAAAGAAATTGCTTATACTTCAATTGATTTTATTCGCGACTTACATTGTTGGCAGTTTAATTTTAATTGGATACCACTGGGAGAGAGAAAAAGCTTTTTCTTTACTTTACGTGCAAAATCAAGTCTGTTGCAAGATTTAAAACTGAACAAGCGCGGTTTCTGGTTTGATAAATAGGGTTTGTTTTGATTAACCTTATATTGTAAATCTTGCGCATGTAATTTTTGACCAACATTTTTATCAGGGTATATAAAAAAAACAGAAGAAAGCATTTGCTTTCTTCTGTTTTGGAATGGTTCCTTTGTAATTCGATTTTATCTTGCACATAAAGACAATACTAAACCGTTTACTTCACTTCTTCAAAGTCCACATCTTGTACATTGTCTGCACCACCTTTGTTGTCGGTGTTGGCTTGTGGATTTTCAGTGTTAGGGCTTGCATTGTTCTGTTGAGCATTGTACATGTCTTGTGAAGCGGCTTCCCAAGCTTTGTTCAGCGCCTCTGATGCAGAGTCAAGAGCTGTTAGATTCTTTTCCGAATGTGCTTTTTTCAATTCAGCAAGTGCAGATTCAATAGTACCTTTCTTTTCGGCCGGAATCTTGTCTCCATACTCTTTAAGATTCTTTTCAGAAGTAAAGATAAGCGTGTCTGCAACATTGAGTTTATCAATTTCTTCTTTCGCTTTTTTGTCTGCTTCTGCATTTGCTTCAGCTTCTTTTTTCATACGCTCGATTTCCTCTTTGCTCAAACCTGATGACCCTTCAATGCGAATGTGTTGTTCTTTGTTGGTTCCTTTGTCGCGTGCGTGAACGTTTAGAATTCCGTTTGCATCAATATCAAATGTAACTTCGATTTGAGGCACACCTCTTGGAGATGGTGGTATTCCATCTAAAGTAAATCTGCCAATGCTCTTGTTATCACGTGCCATAGAGCGTTCACCTTGCAATACATGGATTTCTACTTGTGGCTGATTATCTGCTGCGGTAGAGAATACTTCACTTTTCTTAGTTGGAATAGTAGTGTTGGCATCAATTAATTTGGTGAAAATGCCTCCCATTGTTTCAATTCCAAGTGAAAGAGGGGTTACGTCAAGAAGCAATACATCTTTCACATCACCGGCTAGCACTCCACCTTGAATTGCAGCACCGATAGCTACCACCTCATCAGGATTCACACCTTTTGATGGTGCTTTGCCAAAGAATTTCTCTACTGCTTGTTGAATTGCAGGGATACGAGTAGAACCTCCTACCAAAATCACTTCGTCAATATCAGCGGTTGTGTAACCTGCATTTTTGAGTGCTGATTTACAAGGTTCGATTGTTCTTTGAATCAAATCATCCACTAATTGCTCAAATTTAGCTCTTGTTAGATTTGTTACAAGGTGTTTTGCAACTCCGTCAATGGCGGTGATATATGGAAGATTTATCTCAGTAGCAGCAGAGGATGATAACTCAATCTTGGCTTTCTCAGCGGCTTCTTTAAGACGTTGCATAGCTGTTGGGTCTTTAGAGATGTCAATGCCAGGATTGTCTTTTTTAAATTCTTCAACTAACCAATCAATAATTCTGTGGTCAAAATCATCTCCTCCTAAGTGGGTATCTCCGTCAGTTGACTTTACTTCAAACACTCCATCGCCAAGCTCAAGAATAGACACGTCATGTGTACCTCCTCCGCAGTCAAACACTGCAATCTTCATGTCTTTATGTCTTTTATCTAATCCGTAAGAAAGAGCGGCAGCAGTAGGCTCGTTAATAATCCTGCGAACTTTTAATCCTGCAATTTCTCCTGCTTCTTTCGTAGCTTGTCTTTGAGCATCGTTAAAATATGCAGGTACGGTGATAACAGCTTCTGAAACAGTAGTTCCAAGGTAATCCTCTGCGGTCTTCTTCATTTTTTGAAGAATGATTGCTGAAATTTCTTGAGCAGAATATTTTCTGTCTCCAATTTCAATACGAGGAGTGTTGTTTTCACCTTTTACAACTTTGTAAGGCACCCTTGCAATCTCTTTACCTACTTGATCATAGGTATTACCCATAAATCTTTTAATGGAAAAAATGGTGTTTTGTGGGTTTGTGATAGCCTGACGTTTGGCAGGGTCACCCACTTTTCTCTCACCGTCTTTCAAAAATCCAATCACAGAAGGTGTGGTTCTTTTACCTTCTGAATTGGGGATTACAACGGGCTCGTTTCCTTCCATAACAGAAACACAAGAGTTTGTAGTTCCTAAGTCAATTCCAATTATTTTGCTCATTTGCTATTTGATTTTTCATCTGTTTCTCAACCATTATGCCATCAAGTCAGAATAGACTTTTTGGCTGTCAGAAATGATGCTTACTTGTCAGAATGGCACATTTGGCAGAAAATTAAGACTTATTAAGCGAATTATCGTGTCAGAACCGCATATACAAACCGAATCATGTTGGTAATAGGATTTCTGGTAAAGACTTTTTTGGTAATCGTGTCTTCTATTGATTGGGTAAGGGCAGGAGAGTGTAATAAAATATTGTGGTGATTTCTGAGCGGATGTGATTCAAGCAGAAACTTTTGGTCAGAAGCTTTGGTATGTGTAGAGTTGTCTCCAAAGCCAATGTTGACAACCAAATTGTCTGATGGAGAGACCGATTTAAGTCCTTGTACCCAATTCAAATATTGGTTTTGGAAATCCCAAGTGTCAATTTTGTTTTTATGTGTAAGCAGCAGGTTTCTGTACCAGAGTAGTTTGTTGTTGAGATTGCCCGGTACTAAATCGAAACGAAATTTGTAATCTTTCAAAGGAGTGGTGGTGTAATTGTCCCATACTCTTTTCCAAGTTGCCCAGCCCCAAATATGAGAATAACTGATTAGAATATGATTTTGTTGAATTTGCTTGTCAAACTCAACCAATGTGAAACCTGACACATGTCCTACCGTCACATCCTTTTCATAGAGTTTTAGCATATTGGAGCAAAATACAAAGAAATCATCATTGGGCAGGCAATCATCTTCTAAAATTATACCTTGTTCCGTGTGCTCAAAAAACCAAGTAATGGCAGAAGACACAGCGAGTTTGCATCCTAAATTCTGAGTGCGATAAAGGGTGTGCAGTTCACATTCCCAGTCTATATTGAATATAGCTTTGACTTGTTCAACCGTTTTGGCTTCTTGTGTATTTCTGGGACCGTCAACAGCGACAAAGAGTTGAGCCGGTTTGGCTTTTTTGATTTGGTCAAAAACCCGTGTCGTCTGTGCAGGACGGTTAAATGCAATGAGTAGGACAGGAGCAATGTAGTCAGCCATAGCGGGCGTTTTAGGGGCGGCAAGATACAACTGATTTTTTACGATAGTGTTTATAGTATAAGAAATTTACTTTAACTTTGTAAAAGCAAATTATGATGTTTAAGAATTTAAAAAAGAAGTTGTTACGAATCTTGCCGATTCACTACTATAAGATTAAAAGATGGTATTCTCAAGAGGGAGAGGATGCCATAATTCAAACATATTTTGAAGATATAGGAATGAAAAGAAAAGGATTTTATGTAGATATTGGTGCACATCATCCCATCAGGTTTTCAAATACTCATTTGTTGTATAAAAGCGGTTGGAAAGGGTTAAACTTTGAACCTAATGTATCAAGCGGTAGGGCGTTTAAACTCTTCCGAAGAAGAGATAAAACAGTCCACATAGGAATTGGAAATGAAGAGTGTGAAAAAGACTTTTATGTGTTTGATGAACCAGCGATTAATAGTTTTGACAAAGCTGTTTCAGAAGACCGGGATAAAGAAAGTCCTTACAAACTTATAAAAGTTATAAAAATACCCATAATGAGATTGGAAACGGCACTTGACAAATATTTGCCCAAGAATCAGAAAATTGATTTAATGTCCATAGATGTTGAGGGATTGGATTTAGAGGTAATGAAAAGCAATAATTGGGAGAAGTATAAACCCAATATGTTGTTGGTGGAAGATTTGGATTTTGACTTTGAAAATCTGCAATCATCAGAGGTTTGGAATTTCCTTAAAAAGCAGGATTACAAGATTTATGCAAAAACCCACAGGACATTAGTGTTTGTGAGTAATAAAATCGAAAAATAAAACCAACATGAAGAAGATACTTTTATTGGCTGTTTTGATACTTAACATCAATAAGGTATACTCTCAATTTGACACCCTTTTTTGGTTTGTTGCACCCGAGGTTCTGAATTATGGATATGATTTTGACAGACCTATTGTTTTCAGAATATCGACTGAGAATTTTGCAAGTACCGTTACTATTGATTTTCCCGCTAATCCTCTATTAACCCCTTATGTGATCAACATCGGTGCAAATAACACTCTAACACAAGATGTTACGACTTATATAAACGATTTAGAAAATATCCAGCCCAATCAGGTATTAAACAAAGGAATAAGGATTAGAGCAACACAACCTGTGAGCGTCTACTATGAAGTAGTAAGTTCTATCCAATCTTTTTGCACATATTGTAGCCCAGATATTTTCACACTAAAAGGACAAAAGGCATTAGGTACTAAGTTTTATATCCCTTTTCAAACTGTATATCCTAACGGTACAAGCGGTTCTTATGCTGCTTTTGACATAGTAGCAACAGAAGACAATACATTTGTTACCATAACACCAAGTCAAAATATTGTGGGAGCAACAGCAGGAAACCCACTTACAGTTGTATTAAACAAGGGGCAAACATTTTCTGCAAGATCATCTTCTCAACAAGGCAATTTAAAACCGAGTGGTTCTAAGGTAATATCAAACAAACCGATTGCGATAACTATTAAAGACGATTTGGTTTTAATATCATCTTGTCAGGACTTGGCGGGCGACCAACTTGTTCCTGTTGATTATACTGGTACAGAATATATTGTGGTAAAAGGAAATCTAAATCCCTTTGACATAGTTTCAATTTTGGCAACGGAAGACAATACAAATGTCGTCATTAACGGAACTTCGGTAGCAACTTTGAATGAGGGACAAACCTTTACATACAATCTCACTATCAACTGTATTTATATCCAAACAACAAAAAAAACGTATGTAATTCATTTGACGGGAACGGGGTGTGAGGGTTCGTTAGCGGTTATTCCAGCTTTGTTCTTTTCATGTATCAAGCAATATGGTTTTACACGCCCTTCCGCTGATGATTTGTTTTTGTTTGTGATAGTAAAAAACGGTGGCGAGGGGAGTTTTGTGTTAAACGGTAACAGCACTCTGTTTATACCTGCTGATTTTTCAAATGTCCCCAATACAGGAGGACTTTACAAATACGCTAAAAAATCTTTCAATACTTCCACAGTACCTTCTAATGCAGGAAGTTTAATCAGAAATACAACACACCCTTTTCAGTTTGCATTACTAAATGGTAGAAATTCCGCAGGTGGTTCTCGCTATGCTTATTTCTCAAATTTTGAGGGCGAAAATAATGAAGTAGATATTTCAGCCGAAAAAGCCGCACTTTGCGAGGGCGACACAATCCGTTTATATGGTCAAACTCTTGACCCCAATACCGTTAGTTGGACAGGTCCCAATGGCTTTACTTCCAATCAACTCAATATTGTTATTCCCAATGTATCGCCTGTTCATGCAGGCTACTATGTATTCACAACTTCCGCCCCTGCTTGCGGTTCCGGCAAAGATTCTGTTTATATAACTATCGCCTCCAAACCCATCAAACCCACAGTGAGTTCCAATCTCCCCGTTTGTTTGGGAGAAAAACTAATCTTAAAAATCACAAATAAACCCGGATTTGCTCATACTGTATCGTGGGATAAAGGTGCAAAAAGAGCTATTGGCATTGACGATTCATTGGTTTTTTATCCCACATTTCAGTCAGACGAAGCTGTGTATTCCGTACAATACCGTTCAGTCAGCAACGGTTGTTTGAGCGATACCGCACAAATCAAAGTGTCTCTGTTGCCCTTACCCGACAAGCCCTCTATTACTTCTACTGCTACCAAGTATTGCGAATTTGACCATGTTGTCATCAGCAATAAAACGACTGTGCCACTAAGCACACAGTTTTCATGGAAAGGCGAACATGGGTTCTCGTCAAACCTTCGAAATATGATTGATTTAGACAGCATTAGAACCGGACAATCGGGTTGGTATAAACTCACCTTGATTGACAGCAATGGATGCAAGAACGAGAGTGATTTGATTTATATTGACGTTATCCCTTATCCTGATTTGAGCAATGTATCCATTAGGTCAAATAGCCCTATTTGTTCTGGAGAGCCACTGAATCTCAAAGTACTTAATATAGATAGTAGTTTGGCAGTCAAATGGAAAGGTCCGTCAGGTTTTAGTTCAACATTGAAAGACATACTAATTCCAAATACCACCACTGCCATGTCAGGGATATACAAACTAAGTGTGAGCCGTGATATTTGTGAATTTTCAGACACCTTGCAAACAGCTGTTTTAGTTAGACAAACACCCCGTGCGGATTTTGATTTTTTCCCTGCCATAGCGCGTACAGGACGCAATATTCACTTTATTAATAAGAGTTCTTTTGCTGCTGCTTATGAATGGAATTTTGGAGATTTCTCTGACCATTCGCCAGCCATTAACCCTGACCATATTTATGAACGTGAGGAAAGATTGTATATAACACTGATTGCATACAATATCGATTCTACTTGCATAGATTCTTCTGTCAAAAGACTGGATGTGTATAACTCCGAAGAAGGAGTGTATGTTCCAAGTGCTTTTTCTCCAAACAATGACGGGAATAATGATATCTTTAAAGTAGTAGCAACAGGGGTAAAATTTGAAATTACATTAGAAGTTTATAATCGCTGGGGAGGTCTGATATTTAAAACGGAAGATGCTCGAAATATTGGTTGGGACGGAACCAACAGTGACATTCCGTGTCAGGAAGGGGTGTACATGTATGTTGTGCGATACATAAGCCTTGAAGATAAAGCTATTGTTACCTCCGGCACGGTTACTTTGTTGAGATAAAATCGCACACTATTCACCCCACAAATGCGGAAAGAGAAAGAGTCCTGACAAAAGGTAAAGAATATCTAAAACCGTAATCAATGCCAATTCTTGTAAAATATTAGTTAAATCGGCATTAGCAGTCAATAACTCATTGGAAGCTGTAAATACAACCATCAATAACGGAATTAACAATGGTATAGAAAGTAATGGCAATAAGACGGCAGCATTATTACTTGCCGATGCAATGGCGCCTGTAAAAGTGAAAATAGCTGCAAAACCAAGAGAACACACTATGGACAAAGTAAATAGCGGAAGTAATGGAATAGGCGTAAAACCATATAACAAAATCAAAAATATCGCTCCAAATAAACTAACCATTAGGATATAAATAAAATTGCTGAAAGTGCGCAACACAAAGAAATCTTTTGGTGCAATGATTTGATAAATATACAAATTTAACCCTTTTTGAGTCTGCAAGAAACTACGACTCAGCCCGCTCACAGACGCCATCAACGTGATGAGCCAGTAAAAGACCGACCAATCTTGCCCTTGCGGATGCTCCATGCCGTAATAAAATACAAGAACAAACGCAAAAGCCTGCATAACAGACGTAAGTATAAGTCTGCGCGAATTAAGTTCGAGAGAAATTTCAAGGGAAAGCCATTTAGTATAATTTTCAAGGGTTTTCAATGTGATTTTTTGCCTTAATTTGCGCCTTGCAAAATAATAGAAATACTTTTATGATTACTCCCTTCGAAAATTTATCAGACACGCACCAAGCTATTCTCAAAGATGCACCTTTTTGGGTAACCATGTGGGTTGGACTCGCAGACGGACATTTTACTCAAAAAGAACAGATTAAAGCAATTCAGACTTTAGAAATAAAGGCTTTTTCTGAATCACATGATGTGAGTGTTTTATACCAAGAAATCAAAAATCCTGCTTCAAGAATGGCTGATTTGTTGAATGAATTAATTGGAGATGTGGAAGCAGATCAGGTATTTGTAAAAGAGAAATTATTAGAAGTAAAGACTGTTTTAGAAGACATAGATAAATCATTTGCCCATGCACTTTTCAGAAGTTTGAAAAATGTCGGAGTCTATGTTGCCCTTGCTTCAGGTGGTATTTTCGGTTATGATAATATCAGCAGATCAGAAAAAGTAGCATATTCATTGGACTTTGTTAAACCAAACATTCAATAATGTTTTCAAAAATCTTAATTGCAAATCGAGGAGAGATTGCGGTGCGTGTCATTAGGACTTGCCGCGAGATGGGAATTAGAACTGTTGCCGTATATTCAGAAGCAGATGCAGACGCACTCCATGTGAGGATGGCAGATGAATGTTACTGTATAGGTGCAGCCACCTCTTCGGAATCGTATTTAAGAATTGATAAAATAATAGATGTATGTAAAAAGTCCGGTGCAGAAGCCGTACATCCCGGATATGGATTTCTAAGTGAAAATGCCGGCTTTGCTCGAGCATTAAAAGAGGCAGGGATTACATTCATTGGTCCATCAGCAGAAAGCATGGAACTAATGGGAAGTAAAATTGCCAGTAAGCAGGCAGTGGCTAAGTTTGGTGTGCCTTTAGTACCGGGTATCAATACTGCTATTACAGACCCAATTGCAGCAGAACAAACTGCAATAGAAATTGGTTTTCCTGTCTTGATTAAAGCCTCAGCAGGAGGTGGCGGTAAAGGAATGAGGGTAGTAAATAATAAAGAAGAATTTCTCTCTGCTTTGCAAATGGCACAAAGTGAAGCCCGAAATTCATTTGGTGATGATTCTGTATTCATTGAGAAATATGTGCAGAAACCTCGACATATTGAAATACAGGTATTGGCAGATGGAAACGGCAACAGTATTTATTTGTTTGAGCGTGAATGTTCAATTCAACGCAGACATCAGAAATTAGTGGAAGAGGCTCCTTCGGGCATTTTGACACCGGAACTTAGAAAAAAAATGGGAGAGGCTGCTGTGAATGTTACGAAAGCGTGCGACTATCAAGGTGCAGGAACAGTTGAATTTTTGTTGGATGCCAATATGAATTTCTATTTTTTAGAAATGAATACTCGTTTGCAAGTTGAGCATCCGGTAACCGAACTGATTACCGGGCTGGACTTAGTGAGAGAGCAAATTAGAATAGCAGCAGGTTTAGGATTCTCTTTTAATCCCGAAGATTTAAAAATCAATGGACATGCAATAGAATTAAGAGTATGTGCCGAAGATCCTTATGAGAACTTCATGCCTGATACTGGACAATTAAGTGTATATAGAATTCCTAAGGGACCTGGCGTGCGTGTTGATGATTGTGTGGAAGAGGGGATGAGTATTCCGATTTTTTATGATAATATGTTTGCAAAATTGGTAGTGTGGGCAGAAACAAGAGAATTAGCCATACAGCGAATGAAACGTGCGATCTATGAGTTTGAAATTAATGGAGTGGCTACGACATTGCCTTTTGGTGAGTTTGTAATGAACCATCCTGATTTTGTGAATGCTGATTTTGATACATCATTTATTGCCAAGAATTTCACACCGGATAAATTGAGTACAACTGAAGTTTCTAATGATTTATT
Proteins encoded in this window:
- a CDS encoding FkbM family methyltransferase, with the translated sequence MMFKNLKKKLLRILPIHYYKIKRWYSQEGEDAIIQTYFEDIGMKRKGFYVDIGAHHPIRFSNTHLLYKSGWKGLNFEPNVSSGRAFKLFRRRDKTVHIGIGNEECEKDFYVFDEPAINSFDKAVSEDRDKESPYKLIKVIKIPIMRLETALDKYLPKNQKIDLMSIDVEGLDLEVMKSNNWEKYKPNMLLVEDLDFDFENLQSSEVWNFLKKQDYKIYAKTHRTLVFVSNKIEK
- a CDS encoding MlaD family protein; the protein is MKVSNESKIGALTAVAITFLILGYNYMANEGDFFKPKTYYVAVYDQTPGLRKGQSVLLNGYKVGYINSLTRDTKKNKIVTILKIVEPLDIPINSTAEIVSDGLLGGKSIKLILNDHYNTYLESGDTLLSSTEVSLLDEFTQSVDPIAKKIERIVDYLDSVVVKTGQLQAAITKTTDVMTAIENLANKSSNMITANHENITKTLDNIKLLTAELAAKRNELAQTLQNLGEFTSTLAKSDILARLDATLANVESITKKIDNGEGSAGKLVNDTQLYDKLTATLADLNKLLIDINKYPEKYVPMPWGKKQRKDAKKKSSQESYNQ
- the dnaK gene encoding molecular chaperone DnaK, which gives rise to MSKIIGIDLGTTNSCVSVMEGNEPVVIPNSEGKRTTPSVIGFLKDGERKVGDPAKRQAITNPQNTIFSIKRFMGNTYDQVGKEIARVPYKVVKGENNTPRIEIGDRKYSAQEISAIILQKMKKTAEDYLGTTVSEAVITVPAYFNDAQRQATKEAGEIAGLKVRRIINEPTAAALSYGLDKRHKDMKIAVFDCGGGTHDVSILELGDGVFEVKSTDGDTHLGGDDFDHRIIDWLVEEFKKDNPGIDISKDPTAMQRLKEAAEKAKIELSSSAATEINLPYITAIDGVAKHLVTNLTRAKFEQLVDDLIQRTIEPCKSALKNAGYTTADIDEVILVGGSTRIPAIQQAVEKFFGKAPSKGVNPDEVVAIGAAIQGGVLAGDVKDVLLLDVTPLSLGIETMGGIFTKLIDANTTIPTKKSEVFSTAADNQPQVEIHVLQGERSMARDNKSIGRFTLDGIPPSPRGVPQIEVTFDIDANGILNVHARDKGTNKEQHIRIEGSSGLSKEEIERMKKEAEANAEADKKAKEEIDKLNVADTLIFTSEKNLKEYGDKIPAEKKGTIESALAELKKAHSEKNLTALDSASEALNKAWEAASQDMYNAQQNNASPNTENPQANTDNKGGADNVQDVDFEEVK
- a CDS encoding N-acetylmuramoyl-L-alanine amidase; its protein translation is MKKTLSWILLASAVIHAAFLDVSYNKQDKKFTVIIDPGHGGKDPGGQSAGFNEKDVVLAVGKKLGKLISDSLNNVNIVFTREKDVFIELSERSKIANKANGDLFISIHSNANDNSAAEGTETFVMGTHKNEGWLAVAKRENASILLEADYQHNESYGGFDPNSPVGHIIFSLYQNAFITKSLEIAEDVENEFQNHTSLKSRGVKQAGFLVLWKTSMPSVLVEIGFLTNPKDRASMTSEHGQEKIALAIFQAFKKYYANNQAKSSK